The following are from one region of the Polaribacter marinaquae genome:
- a CDS encoding fumarylacetoacetate hydrolase family protein produces MKILGIGSNYVTDLKDIEEKKKGKKFIFSKPESSLAINRDVAYPSEITNELIYEVELVVKIGKEGKNITKEDANTYISEIAVGIDYTATDILKNARETKHPWEFAKGFDGAAPISSFKPVSNYNLADIDFDLKINGVEKQKSNTAYMINDFADIIVFISKYMTLQPGDLIFTGTPSLGKGEIFKGDHLQCSVNGELLLDFKMI; encoded by the coding sequence ATGAAAATATTAGGAATAGGTAGTAATTATGTTACCGATTTAAAAGACATTGAAGAAAAGAAAAAAGGTAAAAAATTCATCTTTTCGAAACCAGAATCTAGTTTAGCTATAAATCGTGATGTAGCTTACCCAAGTGAAATTACAAACGAGTTAATTTACGAAGTAGAATTGGTTGTAAAAATTGGTAAAGAAGGTAAAAATATTACCAAAGAAGATGCAAACACTTACATTTCAGAAATTGCCGTTGGTATCGATTATACAGCTACGGATATCCTAAAAAACGCGAGAGAAACTAAGCATCCTTGGGAATTTGCAAAAGGTTTTGATGGTGCTGCTCCTATTTCTAGTTTTAAACCTGTTTCTAATTACAATTTAGCAGATATAGACTTCGATTTAAAAATTAACGGAGTAGAAAAACAAAAAAGTAATACAGCTTATATGATAAATGATTTTGCTGATATTATTGTGTTTATTTCTAAATATATGACCTTACAACCTGGTGATTTAATTTTTACTGGCACACCCTCTTTAGGTAAAGGAGAAATCTTTAAAGGAGATCATTTACAGTGTTCTGTAAACGGAGAATTACTATTAGATTTTAAAATGATTTAA
- the lysA gene encoding diaminopimelate decarboxylase, with translation MESTQLTALANKYGSPLYVYDTDKIESQYNRLINAFSSVKNLKLNYAVKALSNINILQFFKNLGSGLDTVSFQEVQLCLATGIDPKDIIYTPNGVSLSEIEEVAKLGVQINIDNLSILEQFGQKHPNIPVCVRINPHIMAGGNSKISVGHIDSKFGISIHQVPHIKRVVENTGMNINGIHMHTGSDILDIDTFLRASDILFDVARQFENIDFIDFGSGFKVPYKEGDISTDIEQLGLQLSERFNEFCTEYGKDITLMFEPGKFLVSEAGVFLAKVNVVKQTTSTVFAHVDSGFNHLVRPMMYDSYHHITNISNPTGRDRYYSVVGYICETDTFASNRRIAEISEEDILCFHNAGAYCFSMASNYNSRYLPAEVMVHKGQDYLIRKRQTIKDILNNQETIDFSKTKASKKEKVEA, from the coding sequence TTGGAAAGTACACAATTAACAGCGTTGGCAAATAAATACGGAAGTCCTTTATATGTTTACGATACAGACAAAATAGAATCTCAATACAACAGATTAATAAATGCTTTTAGCAGCGTAAAAAACTTAAAGTTAAATTATGCTGTAAAAGCACTATCTAACATTAATATTTTACAGTTTTTCAAAAACTTAGGTTCTGGGTTAGATACTGTTTCTTTTCAAGAAGTTCAGTTATGTTTAGCTACAGGTATAGATCCTAAAGATATTATTTACACACCAAACGGAGTTTCTTTATCTGAAATTGAAGAAGTAGCCAAATTAGGTGTTCAAATTAATATTGATAATCTTTCTATTTTAGAGCAATTTGGTCAAAAACATCCAAATATTCCGGTTTGTGTTCGTATAAATCCACATATTATGGCTGGTGGAAATTCTAAAATTTCGGTTGGTCATATCGATTCTAAATTCGGAATTTCAATACACCAAGTACCACACATTAAACGTGTTGTAGAAAATACCGGAATGAACATTAACGGAATTCACATGCACACAGGTTCTGATATTTTAGATATCGATACTTTTTTACGTGCTTCGGATATTTTATTTGATGTTGCAAGACAATTCGAAAATATAGATTTTATCGATTTTGGTAGCGGATTTAAAGTACCTTATAAAGAAGGTGATATTTCTACAGACATCGAGCAATTAGGTTTACAATTATCTGAAAGATTTAATGAGTTTTGTACAGAATACGGTAAAGATATTACTTTAATGTTCGAACCTGGTAAATTTTTAGTTTCAGAAGCTGGTGTATTTTTAGCAAAAGTTAACGTTGTAAAACAAACAACTTCTACCGTATTTGCACACGTAGATTCTGGTTTTAACCACTTAGTTAGACCAATGATGTACGATTCTTATCATCATATTACAAATATTTCGAATCCTACAGGTAGAGATCGTTATTATTCTGTGGTAGGTTATATTTGCGAAACAGATACTTTTGCATCTAATAGAAGAATTGCAGAAATTTCTGAAGAAGATATTTTATGTTTCCATAACGCTGGTGCTTATTGCTTTTCTATGGCTTCTAATTACAATTCTCGCTATTTACCTGCAGAAGTTATGGTGCATAAAGGGCAAGATTACCTTATCAGAAAAAGACAAACAATTAAAGACATTTTAAACAATCAAGAAACTATAGATTTCTCTAAAACAAAGGCTTCTAAAAAAGAAAAAGTAGAAGCTTAA